A portion of the Acanthopagrus latus isolate v.2019 chromosome 21, fAcaLat1.1, whole genome shotgun sequence genome contains these proteins:
- the si:ch211-284o19.8 gene encoding protein lifeguard 1: MSDTADHLTSKETQHAPSYDVSPPPPAYSYQGEQPPPYSAAPCTYPPPKAETTCTYEPTGGYESFRDIIPEAPSDTTPLISSSSFDDRTVRRGFVRKVFSILTVQLLFTFSVVCVFTFSDVVKEAVQTNLPAYLSSFIIFIVVAIALSCCQSFSRRHPWNIMGLVVVTLSLSYMVGAIASFHNTTAVVITMGATLAITVAIIAFSAQTRYDFTVWYGVLLILVVDFLMFGFFCTFYYSYITEVAYGCLGALLYSLFLMIDCQLLMGSMSYRLDPEEYVNAALTLYLDVVLIFLYLLGRR, from the exons ATGTCAGACACAGCCGACCACCTCACGTCCAAAGAGACACAGCACGCTCCTTCTTATGATGTGTCCCCACCACCACCGGCATACTCCTACCAGGGGGAGCAACCTCCACCCTACTCCGCAGCCCCATGTACATATCCTCCACCCAAAGCTGAGACAACTTGCACCTATGAGCCCACTGGTGGGTACGAGTCCTTCAGGGACATCATACCAGAGGCCCCGTCGGACACGACCCCACTCATATCCTCATCTTCATTTGatgacaggacagtgaggagaGGGTTTGTCAGAAAG GTGTTCAGCATCCTGACCGTCCAGCTGCTGTTCACCTTCAGCGTGGTGTGCGTGTTCACCTTCTCCGACGTGGTCAAAGAAGCGGTGCAGACCAACCTGCCGGCCTACCTCAGctccttcatcatcttcatcgtGGTCGCCATCGCCCTCAGCTGCTGCCAGTCCTTCAGTCGGCGTCACCCCTGGAACATCATGGGACTG GTTGTGGTCACCCTGAGTTTGTCGTACATGGTTGGAGCCATCGCGTCCTTCCACAACACTACTGCTGTTGTCATCACGATGGGAGCAACGCTCGCCATCACCGTTGCGATCATTGCATTCTCCGCACAG ACTCGTTATGATTTCACTGTCTGGTACGGTGTTCTGCTGATTCTGGTTGTGGACTTCCTCATGTTCGGGTTCTTCTGCACCTTCTACTACTCCTACATCACTGAAGTTGCCTATGGGTGTCTGGGTGCTCTGCTGTATTCACTG TTCCTGATGATCGACTGTCAGCTGCTCATGGGGTCGATGAGCTACCGTCTGGATCCAGAGGAATACGTCAACGCTGCTCTCACCCTCTATCTGGACGTAGTGCTCATCTTCCTCTACCTACTGGGGAGGAGGTGA